The Halalkalicoccus tibetensis genome contains the following window.
CTGGCCCGTCGTCTTGAAGCTCGACATGATCGCCGAGTGGACCGCCGTGTCCATGTCGGCCTGCTCGGTGATCACGATCCCGTTCTTCCCGCCCATCTCGCAGGCGGCCAGTTTGCCGGGCTCGCTTCCGACCTTGCCCGCGATCTCGTGGCCGACCTCCGCGCTCCCGGTGAAGAGGACGGTGGAGACGCGCTCGTCCTCGACGATGGCGTTGCCGGCGTCGCCGAATCCCTGGACCATGTTGAACACGCCCTCGGGGATGCCCGCGTCCTCGAACATCTCGGCGATGATCTGTCCGCAGCGGGGGGTCTGTTCGGCGGGCTTCCACACCACCGTGTTACCCTCGACCAGCGTGACGGCCATGTGCCAGAACGGGATGGCGACCGGGAAGTTCCACGGGGTGATGCAGCCGACGACGCCGCGTGGCTTGCGGCGCATGTAGGCGTCCTTCGCGGGGATCTCACTGGGGACGACGTCGCCATGGGGGTGGCGGGCGTTGCCCGCGGCCCACTCGACCATGTGCCAGGCCTCGGCGACGTCGGCCTTCCCCTCGCTGATCTCCTTGCCACACTCCTCGGTGACGACCCGGCCCAGTTCCTCGTGGCGGTCCTTCAGCTCGTGGTAGATGTCCCAGAGGTACTCCGCGCGGTCGATGTACGAGAGGGCGCGCCACTCCTCGAAGGCCTCGTCGGCCGCGGCGAGCGCGCGGTCGACGTCGGATTCGGTCCCCCGTCGGAACTCGCCGAGCGTCTCGCCGGTCGCGGGGTTGGCGCTCTCGAAGGTCTCGCTTCCCTCGCCGTCGGTCCACTCCCCGGCGATGTAGTGCTGCGAGGCGCTTGTGGCTTGTTGACTCATGAACGTTCGGGGGTTTGCGAGGCGAGGGTAAAAAGTTGCCCGTCAGTCGGCCCGCCGTTCGATCTCGCCCTTCAGCCCGGTGGCCTCGAACTCGTGGTCGGGGCGCAGCCGGACGAAGTCGAGGAAGTCACGCGCGGCGAGCAGGTCCTCGACGCTGTAGGCCCGCGCGGCGATCTCGATGGCGCGCTTGCCTCCGAGCACCGGTTCGAGCGTCGCGAGCGCGCTCGCGATGTCGTAGGCTCGCGCGGTCGAGCGGCCGTCCTCGCGGACGTTGGTCGCGTCGATGAAGAACAGCTCGTCGTCCTGGAGCAGGACGTTCTCCGCCCGGAGGTCGCCGTGGGCGAGGTCGTGATCGTGCATGGTCGCGAGCGCGGCGAAGAGCTCGGGCGCGACGGCCTCGACCTCCGCGGGCGAGAGCTCGTCGAGGGTCCGGAAGTCGGGGAGATACTCGAGGACGAGCACGCCGAACTCGTCGACGCCGAACGCCTCGATCGGTTCCGGGGCGTTCAGCCCGATCTCCCGGACCTTCCGCGTGGCCTCGAGCTCGTGCTGGCTCATCTCGAGGGGGTCCTCGAACCGCCCGAAGAACCCCTCCTCGCCACGCGAGAAGACCCCGAGGTTGCGCGCGCCGGTGAAGAGCGCGTGGACCAGCGCGTTCTGCGGGCTGATCACCTTCACGAACCACTCCTCGTCGACGACGCAGGGCGTCGAGAGCCAGTTGTCGGCCTCGAGCACCGAGATGTGGACGCTCTCGCGGTCGTAGCGCTCGGCGAGCTCGCGGCCGATCCGCTCGAGCTGTGGCTCGTCGACGCGTCCACGGATCAACCGACGGAACTCCATTCACCGGGTGGAGGCGCCCGAGAGGTATAGACCCTGCCCTTCCATCGGTCTGTCACGGTCGTACCCTGTTTTTAAGCCGCCGCTCGCGCAACGTGGGACATGGACCTCAGGCTCCCCGACGAACACCGGATGATCCGCGATACGGTTCGTGACTTCTGCGAGGAGGAGATCGAGCCCATCGCCCAGGAGATCGAGGACGAACACCGCTACCCCGAGGAGGTCTTCGACCAGCTCGCGGGGCTCGACGTCATGGGCGTGCCGATCGCCGAGGACTATGGAGGATTGGGCGGCGACCAGCTCATGTACGCGCTGGTCACCGAGGAGCTGGGGCGGGTCTCGGGCTCGGTCGGGCTCTCGTATGCCGCCCACGTCAGCCTCGCCTCGAAGCCCATCGAGCTGTTCGGCACCGAGGAACAGAAGGAGCGCTGGCTGAAACCGCTCGCGGAGGGCGAGTACGTCGGCGGGTGGGCGCTCACCGAGCCCGAGAGCGGGTCGGACGCCTCGAACATGAGCACGACCGCAGAACGCGAGGGCGACGGCTACGTGCTGAACGGCACCAAGCAGTTCATCACGAACGCATCGGAGGCCGGCTCGATCCTCGTGAAGGCCGTCACCGAGCCCGAGGCGGGCTACGACGGCATCTCCACGTTCATCGTCGACCCCCGCGAGGACGACGGCTTCGAGGTGACGACGATCTGGGAGAAGATGGGGCTGAACGCCTCGCCGACCTGTGAGATCCGGTTCGACGACGTCCACCTCCCCGAGGAGCGCCTCTTAGGGAACGAGGGCGAGGGCTGGGAGCAGACGAAGAAGACCCTCGACGGGGGACGGATCAGTATCGCGGCCCTTTCGGTGGGACTCGCCCAGGGTGCCTACGAGGCCGCCCACGAGTACAGCACCGAGCGCGAACAGTTCGGACAACCCATCTCGGGGTTCGACGCGGTGCGGGACATGGTGGTCGGGATGCACCGAAAGACCGAGCGTGCCCGGCTCCTGACCCACGATGCCGCCACGACTTACGACCGGGGCGAGGAGGTCACCCGAAAGAGCGCGCTCGCGAAGCTCGACGCCAGCGAGGCCTGCCGGGAGGTCGCCGAGGACGCGGTGCAGGTCCTGGGCGGCTACGGCTACACCACCGATTTCGCGCCCCAGCGGTTCTACCGCGACGCGAAGCTGATGGAGATCGGCGAGGGGACCAGCGAGATCCAGCACCTCGTGATCGGCCGGGAGATCGGGCTGTAGTCCTACGAATCGGCGTACTCCTCGGGGTCGCTCTCGAAGGCTTCCTTGTGGTCCGAACAGCAGAAGTAGTGGACCTCCCCCTGGAACTCGGTCTGGGCCGGGGCGTAGCTCTCGCCGCCGTACCCCTCTTGCGGGCCGGGGGTCTCCTGTTCGATCTCGTCGTCGCAGACGGAGCAGTCGGTCATCGTGGCGGCTGGTTGCGCGTCCGAGGCCAAAAGCCATCGGCACGCGAGTGCCAGCGGACCGTGGGGCCGTCCCTCGCCGGGTTCGAGGGATACATACCCCCCGCGTTCGTCGCCATCGGTAGATGGGAGCGAACGACGAGAGCGTCTTCGACGTCTACCGCGACCGGGTCGACCGGCCGCTCGCCCGGCTCTTTCGCGTCTACGGCCGCCCGGAGGTCGAGTGGTTCGCGCTGGGCATGGCCGCGAACGTCGTCGCCCGGGTCGCGAGCCTCCTCCCCCCGTTGATCCTCGGAATCGCCATTGATTCGATCTTCGTCGATACCGAGCCCTTCACCTTGCCCGTGGTTCCCGACGCGTGGCTGCCCGCCACCCAATCGGGCCAGTTCTGGTTCTCCGCCGCGATAATCGCGGGCGCCTTCCTCACCACCGCGGTGTTCACCTGGATCTACGGCACCGCCGCGAACGTCTTCGCCCACCGGGTAATGCACGCGGTCAGGACCGACAGCTTCGAGCGGATGCAGCGCCTCGACATGCCCTTCTTCGACGACAAGCAGACCGGCGAGGTGATGAGTGTGCTCAACAACGACGCCTCGAACCTCGAGGTCTTCCTCGACGACGCCCTTCAGAACTCCTCGCGACTGGGCGTGATGCTCGTCGGGATCGCGGCCGTGCTCTTCTATCTCAACGCCCAACTCGCCTTCGTCACCCTGATCGCGATCCCCGCGATGGTGCTGTTCACGGTCTGGTTCATGCGGGCCGTCGAGCCGATCTACGTCGCCCAGCGCGCGAGCGTCGGCGACCTCAACACCCGCCTCGAGAACAGCCTCGGGGGGATCCAGCTCGTCAAGACCGCGAGCACCGAGGAGTACGAGACCGAGCGCGTCCGGCGGGCCTCCCGGGAGTACTTCGATCGGACGATGGACGTCATCAAGCTCAACTACGTCTACCGACCCGGCATGGAGCTGCTCGCGGGGGTCGCGTTCGCCGCCACGTTCGTCGTCGGCGGGATCTGGCTGTTCTCGGGGGCGCCGGGTCCCTTCACCGGCGAGCTCACCGTTGGAACGTTCGTCACGTTCCTGCTGATGACCCAGCGCTTCGTCACGCCGCTCGCGGAGGTCTCGAACATCATCGACCAGTACGAGAACGCGAAGGCCTCGAGCGAGCGGGTGTTCGGGCTGATGGACATCCCCGTTCGGATCACCGACGCGCCCGACGCCGTCGCGCTCGAGGAGCCCGAGGGCCGCGTCGAGTACCGCCACGTCGACTTCGCGTACCCCGAGAACGCGCTGGCCGCGGCCGAAGAGGAGGACTCGGGCGAGCGGGTGCTCCACGACGTCGACTTCGAGGCCGAGGCGGGCGACACCGTCGCGCTGGTCGGTCCGACGGGCGCGGGCAAGTCGACCCTTCTCAAGCTCCTTCTTCGCCTTTATGACGTGAACCGCGGGGAGATCCGCGTCGACGGCCACGACGTCCGCGAGCTGACCCTCTCGAGCCTGCGGGGCGCGACCGGCTACGTCGGCCAGGACGCCTACCTCTTCGACGGTAGCGTCGCCGACAACGTCCGGTACGGGAACTTCGACGCGAGCGAGCGGCGGGTGAGGGAGGCCGCCGAGGCCGCGGAGGCCGACGAGTTCATCCGGGACCTCCCGGAGGGCTACGACACCCGGATCGGGGAACGGGGCGTGAAGCTCTCCGGGGGCCAACAACAGCGCCTCTCGATCGCGCGGACGATCCTGCAGGACCCCGAGATCCTGATCCTCGACGAGGCGACCAGCGACGTCGACACCGAGACCGAGCGGCTGATCCAGGAGAGCCTCGACCGCCTGACCGCCGAACGCACGACCTTCGCCATCGCCCATCGACTCTCGACGGTGAAGGGCGCGGATACGATCCTCGTGATCGAGGACGGCCGGATCACCGAGCGGGGGACCCACGAGGAGCTCCTCTCGGAGGGCGGGACCTACGCGACCCTCTGGGGCGTGCAGGCCGGCGAGGTCGAGATGGTCCCCGATTCGGGCAGCTCTGAGGACTGAACGTCGAGGAAAGCGGTGCGGTGGCCGGCGCGAACGGAACACAAAGCGTTCCGTGAGCGGGGCGGGGAAAGGCTGGTACCCGGAAGCGGGGGGGGGGGACNAAGGACATGAAAAGGGCGAGGCGCGAGTGCCAACGAGCGCCGAGGGCTTTCTAGAACCCGATCGCCTGTCCGTCCTTTCGGGGATCGGAGCCGCCGATCAGGGTCCCCTCGTCGTCGCGATGGACGATCTGGCCGCCGCCCCAGTGGCCGCCGTCCTCGAAGAACTCGCTTTCCTCGACGATCTCGTGGCCCCGCTCGCGCAGTCCCTCGACTACCTCGTCGGGGATCCGCGTCGTCTCCAGTGCGACTCGCTTGCCCTTGAGCCACCGGAACCGCGGCATGTCGAGGGCGGCCTGGGGGTTCAGCCCGTCGACCATGTGCGCGGCGACCTGTAGGTGGCCCTGGGGCTGCATCGAGCCGCCCATCACGCCCCATGAGGCGCGAAAGCCGCCGTCCTCGCGCAACATTGCGGGGATGATCGTGTGGAACGGGCGTTTCTCGGGCGCCAGCCGGTTGGGATGATCGGAATCGAGGCTGAAGGAGTGGCCTCGGTTCTGGAGGGCGAACCCGCCGGCGGTGAGCCCGCTGCCGAAGCTCATGTAGACGCTGTTGATGAAGGAGACGGCGTTGCCCTGCGGATCGACGACGGTGAGGTACACGGTGTTCGCGTGCTCGCCCGCCCGCGCGCCGTACTCGCCGGCCTCGCTTCCGACCTCGTCCGCGCGCTCGCTCGCGTACTCCGTCGAGAGCATCGTTTCGGTGGGTACCTCGACGTGTTCGGGGTCGCTTACGTGGGCGTAGCCGTCGGCGAACGCGAGCTTGGTCGCCTCGATGAGCCGGTGTATGCGCTCCTCGTTCGTCGGCTCGCCCTCGATCCCCAGCGCCTCGGCGACGTTCAACGCCTCGAGCGCGACGATCCCCTGGCCGTTGGGCGGGTGTTCGAGCACCTCGACGCCGCCGTACTCCGTGCTGATCGGTTCCTCCCACGTGCTCTCGTGGGCCTCCAGGTCGGAGAGCGAGAGGGTACCGCCGTGCTCGCGGACGGTCTCGACGACCTCCTCGCCGAGTTCGCCGCCGTAGAATACCTCGGGACCCTCGCGGGCGATCAGCTCGAGCGATTCGGCGAACGCGGGGTTCCTGAACCGTTCGCCGGGCTCGGGCGCCCGGTCCTCCGGGAGGAACGTCTCGGCGCTCGCGTCGAACTCGGCGATCCGATCGGCGGCGTTCCCCCACTGGCGGGCGACGTACTCGGTGACCGGCGCCCCGCCCTCGGCGTAGCCGATCGCGGGCCCGAGCAGATCGTCGAGCTCGAAGGTGCCGTAGGCGTCGAGAAGCGTCGCCCAGCCGTCGAGCGCGCCCGGTACCGTCACGGGCAGGCCGCCGTCGGCGGGCATGACCGGCTCGCCGTCCTCGCTCTCGTCGGTTCGCTCGCGGTACTCCTCGAGCTCCGCTTCGGCGGGCGCGCGCCCGCTGGCGTTGAGCGCGCGGTACTCGCCGTCGAACTGGGTCAGCGCGAAGGCGTCGCCGCCGATCCCGGTCATGTGTGGTTCGACGACGTTCAACACCGCGGCGGTGGCGACCGCGGCGTCGGCCGCGTTGCCGCCGTTCTCCAGCACCTGTGTTCCGGCTCGGGCCGCGAGCGGGTGGCTCGTGGCGACCATGCCGTTCGGCGCCATCGTCGCCGATCGCCGGCCGGCGAACTCCCACGGGTAGTCGAACTCCATGGCTGGCGTCCGTCCCCCTGGGTCTTGAAAGGTGAAGAAGGGGCAAGTTCCGACCGGGCGTTCACGAGCCGGTCTATTTGATGGTCACGTGCTCGCTTTCCTCGTTGAGCGCGAGGTTTGCGGCAATCTCGGCGTTGCGCATGGCGAACTGGGCGGTCTGCTGGAGGCTCACCAGCACCTCCCGGACCTGTAGCAGGTCCTCGTTGTCCATCTCGGGGAGGTCGCTCAGGATCTCGTCCTCCCGATCCGAGATCTCCTTGAACAGTTTGCGCACCTGGATCGTCAGATCGTAGTCGCGTTCGACGGCGGCCTCGACCGCCAGCGCCGTGATCTCGTCGACCTGATCGGTGAACTCCCGGATCCGACGCATCGTCGCGCTGTCAACCGCCAGCCCGTGGTCTTCGGACTCCAGAACGATCTCGGCGATGTCCTCGGCGTTATCGGCAGTGAGCTCGAGGTTCTTCGCGATCGAGCGATAGCCGATCAGGGCAAAGCCGTCGTCTAACCCCACCGCCCGCGCCAACGTCGGGTTCTGGTAGGCGGTGAAGATCAGGCGAAGCAGGAGGACGAAGATCTTGTTGGCCTGTCGTTCGCGGTTGAGCGCACGCTGGGCCAGGTCGGGGTTGCCCATCGCGAGCGCCTTGACGGCCTCGCCGCGCATCGTGCTGCCGGTGTTCTCGAGGCGTTTAAGTAGGTTGTCGAGCGTGAAGTCCTCGGGATCGACCGAACACCGGATCGCGATGTCCTCGGGAGTCTCCTCGATGACCCCGAGCCCCATGAGCTGGGTTTCTGCCTCGTAGACGGCGTTGATGTGGTCCGAAGAGAGCGCTCCCTCCTCCTGTTGGACGTGGATGATCCGTCGGCCGAGGACGTACTGGGCGACGATCGCCCGTTCGATGGCCTGCGCGTCGAGTTCGTCGGCGTGGATGATCGCCTCGCTTTCCTCCCGGTCGGCGGACTCGGGCATCACGGTCAGCGCGCCCTTGCTGCCGCGTCGCAGCGTCACCTCGTCCCCTTTCTCGACGTAATGCTCCTTCGCCCAGTCGGCCGGCAACGTCATCGCGAGCGTCGAGGGCCCCAGTCGCTGGACCTTGCGTGTATCCATGTCACCAGTATATCCTGAGTGGTCTTAATATTCACTCATTTCCCATTATATGTAACATAATCTATCCGGTGGGTTAGGAGACCTGCAACATACGCCGTTCGACCCGACCGACGCGGACGCGGGTCCAGCTCCGCAGCTCCTCGTCGAGCTCGGGATCGCCGGTGTCGACCCTGAGGACGCCCGTCTCGTCGAGCTTCGACCGGGAAGCGACGATCTCGACCTCGCACCGACGGATCACGTCGGGCGAGAGCTGCTGGTTGCCCCGCCCGAAGACGAATCCCTGGCCGCCGATCGGCGAGACGACGATGACGTTTCGCTCGCCCAGCGCCGCGAGGACCTCCGACTCGCTTCCGTCCCGGACGAGCAGCTCCCCCTCTCGCCAGACGTCGACACCCAGCGCGCTCGCGTCGATCCCGAGCTCCGCTTCGATCGCGCCGACGGTGCTGCCGGGCGCGAAGACGTACGTGGTGTCGGGGTCGACCTCCGCGGCGAACCCCTTGACGAGCCCCTCGACGCTGCCGCCCCCGAGCTGTTTCGAGGACTGTAGCTCCTCGGCGACCGGGACGTCGACGACGGCCCTGAGGCTCGTGCGTACCTCACCCTCACGGTAGGCGTCCTCGTCGATGTCGCTGACCTCCCGCGATTCCGTGGCGTCGAAACTCGCCGCGATCCGGCCCGCGTCCTCCGGTGTGACGCCGAAGACCGACGAGTAGACCTTCACCCCGGCGGGAACCCCGAGCACCGGCGTTTCGCTTCCTGCATCGGTCACTGTCTCGGCGACGTCCGTCGCGGTGCCGTCCCCGCCGACGAACAGGACGAGGTCGACCCCCCGCTCGAGGAACCGCCGAACTGCCTCGCGGGTGTCGGCCGCGGTCGTCCCTTCGTCGGGTTCGTGGATGATCTCGGGCGAAAAACCCGCCTCCCGGGCCTCGACCTCGCCCATCGGATCGCCGGCGGTCAGGAGCTCGACGTCGGAGGAGCGCTCCCGGAGGGCCTCCAGCGCAGCGACGGCCCGTTCGGGCGCGCGGGGTTCGGCGCCCCGTTCGCGGGCCTCCTCGACCTTGCCGTCGGTCCCCTTCAGCCCGACCCGCCCCCCCATGCCCGCGATGGGGTTCAGCACGAAGCCGATGCGTCGCATACCGACGGGTTCGATCCGACGGACAAAGAACGACCGGGTCGGCCGGCGTCGACCGGAGGCGGTTGTCAATACTTATAAAACAGGGAAACACAGGTCGAGGCATGTACCCGCTCCCGCTCGACCAGCACGGCACGATCCCGATCGAATACCTCGGCCTCCCGGTGCTCGTGGTCTGTCTCGTCGTGACGCTCGCGTGGCTGCTCTACTTCTACAGGTAACATAACGGTCGTTAATCACATATACTCCGGCGTCGTGAGGGTGGCTACTGGCGGTCACGGACCGGCCGATAACCGCGATAGGGTGCCTCTGATAGAGGCCGGTCCGCTGGCCGCCAGCCTTCCCGCTACCCGTCGAGTTCGACGCGCTCGCGGAGCCAGTCTGCCGCGGCCTCGACGGTCGCCTCGTCGGTCCCGATGAGCTTCAGACTGACCCCGTCGCCGGGGTAGCTCCCCACCGAGACGTCGAAGCGCTCCCGGAGCTCCGCCAGACGCGGAACGAGCTCGCTCTCGGGCTCGCTCGTCTCGACCCGGGCGACGTACCGGGGCTCGCCCTCGAACTCCCCCTCGATCGACTCGAACATCGCCTTCATCTCGCTCGGCACCCCCGGCAGGACGTAGATCCCCTCGACGACGGCGCCGGGGGCGACACCCGCCTCGTTGTGTAGCGGGCGCGCACCACGGGGCAGGTCCGCGGTCCCCGCGGTGAGTTCGTCGCGCTCGTAGCCTCCCTCCTCGACGAGCCACGCCAGCGCCTCCTCGTTTCGCTCGACCCCGCGGCCGATCGCCGCGGCGACCCCCTCCATGGTGACGTCGTCGTGGGTCGGGCCCAGCCCGCCGGTGACGATCACCGCGTCGTACTCCGCGCGGTACTCGTTGACGACGCGGGCGATCTCGCCCACACGATCCGGCAGTACCGTCACGCGTTCGACGTCGACGCCCCGCTCGGCGAGGCGTTTGCCGAGCCACGCGGCGTTGGTGTTGATCGTATCGCCCGCGAGGATCTCGTCGCCGACGGTGACCACCGCGACGTGCATGCCCGCCGTTAGGGACGGCGGAGTAAAACTCACCCCATTCCCGGCGGCGGCCCGCTGTCGTCGTCGATGTCCACGTCGAGCCCCGCCTCCTCGCGCCGGCGCTGGAGCTCCTGGATCTGCCGGTAGACGTACGCCCCGGCGATCGTCGCGCCGATCGAGGCGACCACGATCAGTCCGCCGAACAGGTAGACGTCACGTTCCTGGTAGTAGCGCACGGAGATGGCGTCGGCGTCCATCTCGTCCCAGGTGATGTGGGTCTGGTCGTCGACGACCTCGGTCTCGTGGCCGCCCGGCCGGATGTTCGCGAGCACGAAGTTGTCGACGCGGTAGCCCGGCGGGAGGATCACCTCGTAGGAGCCGTCGACGAAGGTGTCGGTCGCGAAGTTCCGGGTCTGGGAGTCGGAGGTGAAGGCGAGCTGGCCGTTCTCGGCGGGCAGGTGGACGTAGACCTCGGAACGTGTCTCCTCGACCTCGATCTCGTCCATCCCTACCACCGTGCCGTCGGGATACCGGAACTGCACCGCCCGGACGTCGATCGGGTTGTCGTCACCGTAGCGCGTCGACTGATGGAGCCGCACCGTCTCCCGGTCCTCGATCGTGTAGACCGCCTCGTACTCGCCGTCGGTGACCTCGATGGTTCCGTCGGCGTCGGTGTCCCAGTCGTAGTCGGCGTCCTCCTCGAGCCCCTCCTCGCTGGTCGTCGAACCGAACCCCGCACAGCCGGCCAGAAACAGCAGCGCGACCAGCGAGACCAGCGCGAGCAGTCGGCGGTTCATGAACCGATGACACACCGCAGTTCCGAGGTGAGGTACGGCCCGATCGCCGAGAGCAGCCCCGGCGGGTCGGTCCCCTCACGGCAGACGACGCTCTGCTCGAGCAGGCCGAGCCGCTCGACCGTGACGATGTCGTTTGCGTGGCCCGCACGGTTGACAGTCGCGCGCACCTCCCCACGGGTGGCGTTGTTGACGTTCACCCGGC
Protein-coding sequences here:
- a CDS encoding aldehyde dehydrogenase family protein encodes the protein MSQQATSASQHYIAGEWTDGEGSETFESANPATGETLGEFRRGTESDVDRALAAADEAFEEWRALSYIDRAEYLWDIYHELKDRHEELGRVVTEECGKEISEGKADVAEAWHMVEWAAGNARHPHGDVVPSEIPAKDAYMRRKPRGVVGCITPWNFPVAIPFWHMAVTLVEGNTVVWKPAEQTPRCGQIIAEMFEDAGIPEGVFNMVQGFGDAGNAIVEDERVSTVLFTGSAEVGHEIAGKVGSEPGKLAACEMGGKNGIVITEQADMDTAVHSAIMSSFKTTGQRCVSSERLIVHSDVYDEFKERYVELAESVKIGDPMDEDTFMGPVVDDSQVEKFHEYNELARTEGAEVLVDRAEPDSEELPEGSEEGHWVGPFVYEVEYDPELRCLKEEVFGPHVALVEYEGDVEEAIEIHNDTPYGLAGAIISEDYRQINAFRDYGEVGLGYANLPCIGAEVHLPFGGVKKSGNGYPSAREVIEAVTERTAFTLNNSRDIEMAQGLSADITTSED
- a CDS encoding RIO1 family regulatory kinase/ATPase — encoded protein: MEFRRLIRGRVDEPQLERIGRELAERYDRESVHISVLEADNWLSTPCVVDEEWFVKVISPQNALVHALFTGARNLGVFSRGEEGFFGRFEDPLEMSQHELEATRKVREIGLNAPEPIEAFGVDEFGVLVLEYLPDFRTLDELSPAEVEAVAPELFAALATMHDHDLAHGDLRAENVLLQDDELFFIDATNVREDGRSTARAYDIASALATLEPVLGGKRAIEIAARAYSVEDLLAARDFLDFVRLRPDHEFEATGLKGEIERRAD
- a CDS encoding acyl-CoA dehydrogenase family protein: MDLRLPDEHRMIRDTVRDFCEEEIEPIAQEIEDEHRYPEEVFDQLAGLDVMGVPIAEDYGGLGGDQLMYALVTEELGRVSGSVGLSYAAHVSLASKPIELFGTEEQKERWLKPLAEGEYVGGWALTEPESGSDASNMSTTAEREGDGYVLNGTKQFITNASEAGSILVKAVTEPEAGYDGISTFIVDPREDDGFEVTTIWEKMGLNASPTCEIRFDDVHLPEERLLGNEGEGWEQTKKTLDGGRISIAALSVGLAQGAYEAAHEYSTEREQFGQPISGFDAVRDMVVGMHRKTERARLLTHDAATTYDRGEEVTRKSALAKLDASEACREVAEDAVQVLGGYGYTTDFAPQRFYRDAKLMEIGEGTSEIQHLVIGREIGL
- a CDS encoding YHS domain-containing protein encodes the protein MTDCSVCDDEIEQETPGPQEGYGGESYAPAQTEFQGEVHYFCCSDHKEAFESDPEEYADS
- a CDS encoding ABC transporter ATP-binding protein; protein product: MGANDESVFDVYRDRVDRPLARLFRVYGRPEVEWFALGMAANVVARVASLLPPLILGIAIDSIFVDTEPFTLPVVPDAWLPATQSGQFWFSAAIIAGAFLTTAVFTWIYGTAANVFAHRVMHAVRTDSFERMQRLDMPFFDDKQTGEVMSVLNNDASNLEVFLDDALQNSSRLGVMLVGIAAVLFYLNAQLAFVTLIAIPAMVLFTVWFMRAVEPIYVAQRASVGDLNTRLENSLGGIQLVKTASTEEYETERVRRASREYFDRTMDVIKLNYVYRPGMELLAGVAFAATFVVGGIWLFSGAPGPFTGELTVGTFVTFLLMTQRFVTPLAEVSNIIDQYENAKASSERVFGLMDIPVRITDAPDAVALEEPEGRVEYRHVDFAYPENALAAAEEEDSGERVLHDVDFEAEAGDTVALVGPTGAGKSTLLKLLLRLYDVNRGEIRVDGHDVRELTLSSLRGATGYVGQDAYLFDGSVADNVRYGNFDASERRVREAAEAAEADEFIRDLPEGYDTRIGERGVKLSGGQQQRLSIARTILQDPEILILDEATSDVDTETERLIQESLDRLTAERTTFAIAHRLSTVKGADTILVIEDGRITERGTHEELLSEGGTYATLWGVQAGEVEMVPDSGSSED
- the ggt gene encoding gamma-glutamyltransferase, whose translation is MEFDYPWEFAGRRSATMAPNGMVATSHPLAARAGTQVLENGGNAADAAVATAAVLNVVEPHMTGIGGDAFALTQFDGEYRALNASGRAPAEAELEEYRERTDESEDGEPVMPADGGLPVTVPGALDGWATLLDAYGTFELDDLLGPAIGYAEGGAPVTEYVARQWGNAADRIAEFDASAETFLPEDRAPEPGERFRNPAFAESLELIAREGPEVFYGGELGEEVVETVREHGGTLSLSDLEAHESTWEEPISTEYGGVEVLEHPPNGQGIVALEALNVAEALGIEGEPTNEERIHRLIEATKLAFADGYAHVSDPEHVEVPTETMLSTEYASERADEVGSEAGEYGARAGEHANTVYLTVVDPQGNAVSFINSVYMSFGSGLTAGGFALQNRGHSFSLDSDHPNRLAPEKRPFHTIIPAMLREDGGFRASWGVMGGSMQPQGHLQVAAHMVDGLNPQAALDMPRFRWLKGKRVALETTRIPDEVVEGLRERGHEIVEESEFFEDGGHWGGGQIVHRDDEGTLIGGSDPRKDGQAIGF
- a CDS encoding phosphate uptake regulator PhoU, which encodes MDTRKVQRLGPSTLAMTLPADWAKEHYVEKGDEVTLRRGSKGALTVMPESADREESEAIIHADELDAQAIERAIVAQYVLGRRIIHVQQEEGALSSDHINAVYEAETQLMGLGVIEETPEDIAIRCSVDPEDFTLDNLLKRLENTGSTMRGEAVKALAMGNPDLAQRALNRERQANKIFVLLLRLIFTAYQNPTLARAVGLDDGFALIGYRSIAKNLELTADNAEDIAEIVLESEDHGLAVDSATMRRIREFTDQVDEITALAVEAAVERDYDLTIQVRKLFKEISDREDEILSDLPEMDNEDLLQVREVLVSLQQTAQFAMRNAEIAANLALNEESEHVTIK
- a CDS encoding ATP-NAD kinase family protein is translated as MRRIGFVLNPIAGMGGRVGLKGTDGKVEEARERGAEPRAPERAVAALEALRERSSDVELLTAGDPMGEVEAREAGFSPEIIHEPDEGTTAADTREAVRRFLERGVDLVLFVGGDGTATDVAETVTDAGSETPVLGVPAGVKVYSSVFGVTPEDAGRIAASFDATESREVSDIDEDAYREGEVRTSLRAVVDVPVAEELQSSKQLGGGSVEGLVKGFAAEVDPDTTYVFAPGSTVGAIEAELGIDASALGVDVWREGELLVRDGSESEVLAALGERNVIVVSPIGGQGFVFGRGNQQLSPDVIRRCEVEIVASRSKLDETGVLRVDTGDPELDEELRSWTRVRVGRVERRMLQVS
- a CDS encoding competence/damage-inducible protein A gives rise to the protein MHVAVVTVGDEILAGDTINTNAAWLGKRLAERGVDVERVTVLPDRVGEIARVVNEYRAEYDAVIVTGGLGPTHDDVTMEGVAAAIGRGVERNEEALAWLVEEGGYERDELTAGTADLPRGARPLHNEAGVAPGAVVEGIYVLPGVPSEMKAMFESIEGEFEGEPRYVARVETSEPESELVPRLAELRERFDVSVGSYPGDGVSLKLIGTDEATVEAAADWLRERVELDG
- a CDS encoding DUF5803 family protein: MNRRLLALVSLVALLFLAGCAGFGSTTSEEGLEEDADYDWDTDADGTIEVTDGEYEAVYTIEDRETVRLHQSTRYGDDNPIDVRAVQFRYPDGTVVGMDEIEVEETRSEVYVHLPAENGQLAFTSDSQTRNFATDTFVDGSYEVILPPGYRVDNFVLANIRPGGHETEVVDDQTHITWDEMDADAISVRYYQERDVYLFGGLIVVASIGATIAGAYVYRQIQELQRRREEAGLDVDIDDDSGPPPGMG